Genomic segment of Synechococcus sp. A18-25c:
GCGCTCGGACTGACGGTCCCATTGATGGGAATTCTTCTCATCGGTCTCATGGCCCGCAACATCGTGGGCCGCTGGTTGCTGGAATTCGGTGAGGGAACACTCCAGCGCATTCCTCTTGCCGGTTCTGTTTACAAGACCCTCAAACAGCTGCTGGAAACCTTTCTGCGCGACAATTCGCGCCGCTTCCGCAGGGTGGTCCTGGTCGAATATCCAAGAGAGGGCCTTTACAGCGTCGGTTTCGTTACAGGTGAAGCGGGTCCTTCGTTGCGGTCTGATCTGGGCGACACCCTGTTAAGTGTGTTCATCCCCACGGCACCCAATCCGACCACAGGCTGGTACACCCTTGTTCCTGAGGGTTCGGTTCGGGAGCTCGATATCTCTGTAGAGGATGCCTTCAGAACGATCATTTCGGCGGGCATCGTCAATCCCGATGAACGCGAGGCACCAGTGAATCGCAGTTTTTCCAGCCTGATCGCCCAGCTGCGCGCCTCTGTGGCACCCTCATCGTCCTGAGTCGTTCGTCCGATACGCCTTAACCCATGCAGACTCGCACTCTCTCCCGTGAGCTCGCCTTGCTGGTGCTAGGCCAATGCGCTGAGCGCGATCACTCCGCTGCTGCCAACCACACCTTGGACGTGCTGTTGCAAAAGGCCCTCGACAGCCTGATGCAGCATTGGCGAGAGGTGCTTGATCACTGTGCTGGGGACCTGGAGAAAGCTCAACAGTCTTTGCTTGACAGCGAACTTCAGGACTCTCCGGATGCCGGTGATGCTGCACCTGTGCGCGCGCACCTGCGCGACTCACTCACCAGTGCGGAGCAAGTTCTGAATGGTCTTTCCGCCAGCCTTGAGCTTCCGCGTCTGCTGGCACTGGCCGATCAGGATCGGGTGCGCGAGGAAGCCATGCGCCGCATTCATTTGGTGCTTGACTCTCGGGACACCATTGATCAGCAGTTGGATGGTGTGATGGAAGGCTGGCGTCTGAGTCGATTGCCGCGCATCGATCGCGACATTCTTCGTCTCGCAGTTGTCGATCTCGGTGCCATGAAGACGCCGGCATCTGTGGCTTGCAGCGAGGCCGTGGAATTGGCCAACCGCTACAGCGATGAGCAAGGTCGTCGCATGATCAATGGAGTTCTGCGTCGGCTGCAGAACGCCACTGTCTAGGCGTTTCCCTGATTTCGCATGGTTTACGACTGGTTCAACCGACGCGCCGAGCCGGCACAGTCCGCTCAGCCGACCCCCAGCCCTGAGGACACGGTTAGCCCGGCTCCAGATGCTGAGTCGGTCGAACCGTCGGTCGAGTCCGCGCCGAGTCGATCAGAAGAAGGCCCTCCAACCGAATCGCTGGCGCCGCTTTCTGAACCTGTTGAATCTGGGCCTGTTTCAGATTCGGAGCTGCCTCAGCCTTCTGTTCAGCCATCAACGGAGCAAGCCAACCCTGACGATGACCCCCTGGAGTGGGCCCGCCAGGCCTATGCGCGACTGAAAGCGCAGAAGGAGCAAGAAAAGGCCCAACAAGAACAAGATGGCTCGGCTCCGGCGGCACCCTCACCGGCTCCGGCTGATGTTGCGGAACCTCAGTCGTCATTACCGCCACAACCACCTTCAGCCGAACAGGCTTCTGCTCAACAGGCTTCTGCTCAACAGCCCAGCGATGACGCCGTTGCACGCGAATCCCCTGTTGTTGAACCGCTTGCAGTGGAACAACCTTCGACGGGACTGTCTCTGCTCGAGCAGGCCGCGGCCCAACGTCAGGAACGTCAGCAGCAGTTGGAGCAAGCTTCTGCAACGGAAGATGCTGAGCCCTCTGCTGCAGATCCGTCCGATGAACCCAGCCTTGGGGAATTCGATGACACCTTCACCTGGTCGGCTGAAGTTTTGGCCGCACAGGGACGGTCTGCGGATCAGGTCACTCTTGAGGAGATCGACTGGCTCGGTCGTCTGCGCCAGGGGCTGGAAAAAACCCGCCAGGGCTTTGTCACCGGTCTTCTCGAAAATCTTGGGGATGATCCACTCACTCCTGAGGTGCTTGATGACCTGGAGTCGCTGCTTCTGCGAGCTGACGCTGGTGTGAAGGCCACGGATCAGGTGTTGGAAGCCCTGCGCCGCCGTATGAATGAACAGGTGGTTGATCCCACCGAGGGCATTCGTTTTCTGAAGGAGCAGTTACGCGATCTGCTCGAAAAGCCCATCAAAGAAAGCGGTGTTGAACTACTAGCTCCGCGACGGGAGCAACTGAACGTCTGGCTGATGGTTGGTGTGAATGGTGTCGGCAAGACCACCACACTCGGCAAGCTCGCCAATCTTGCGGTCCGCAGTGGTTACTCCGCCATGATTGCGGCGGCTGACACGTTCCGTGCTGCAGCGGTTCAGCAGGTCCAGGTCTGGGGTGAT
This window contains:
- a CDS encoding DUF502 domain-containing protein — translated: MVQSNPRPDLPLSARLQQDLKNDLIAGLLVVIPLATTIWLATIVSKFVLAFLTSIPKQFNPFINLNPWLQDLINLALGLTVPLMGILLIGLMARNIVGRWLLEFGEGTLQRIPLAGSVYKTLKQLLETFLRDNSRRFRRVVLVEYPREGLYSVGFVTGEAGPSLRSDLGDTLLSVFIPTAPNPTTGWYTLVPEGSVRELDISVEDAFRTIISAGIVNPDEREAPVNRSFSSLIAQLRASVAPSSS
- the nusB gene encoding transcription antitermination factor NusB codes for the protein MQTRTLSRELALLVLGQCAERDHSAAANHTLDVLLQKALDSLMQHWREVLDHCAGDLEKAQQSLLDSELQDSPDAGDAAPVRAHLRDSLTSAEQVLNGLSASLELPRLLALADQDRVREEAMRRIHLVLDSRDTIDQQLDGVMEGWRLSRLPRIDRDILRLAVVDLGAMKTPASVACSEAVELANRYSDEQGRRMINGVLRRLQNATV
- the ftsY gene encoding signal recognition particle-docking protein FtsY, which gives rise to MVYDWFNRRAEPAQSAQPTPSPEDTVSPAPDAESVEPSVESAPSRSEEGPPTESLAPLSEPVESGPVSDSELPQPSVQPSTEQANPDDDPLEWARQAYARLKAQKEQEKAQQEQDGSAPAAPSPAPADVAEPQSSLPPQPPSAEQASAQQASAQQPSDDAVARESPVVEPLAVEQPSTGLSLLEQAAAQRQERQQQLEQASATEDAEPSAADPSDEPSLGEFDDTFTWSAEVLAAQGRSADQVTLEEIDWLGRLRQGLEKTRQGFVTGLLENLGDDPLTPEVLDDLESLLLRADAGVKATDQVLEALRRRMNEQVVDPTEGIRFLKEQLRDLLEKPIKESGVELLAPRREQLNVWLMVGVNGVGKTTTLGKLANLAVRSGYSAMIAAADTFRAAAVQQVQVWGDRSEVPVVANPSSNADPAAVVFDAIGAARSKGTDLVLVDTAGRLQTKHNLMEELEKIRRVVDRLAPDARVESLLVLDASQGQNGLKQAMAFAKAAGLTGVVITKLDGTARGGVALAVASEAGLPIRFIGAGEGIRDLRPFNSFEFVEALLAGR